The Salvia splendens isolate huo1 chromosome 21, SspV2, whole genome shotgun sequence genome includes a window with the following:
- the LOC121783604 gene encoding THO complex subunit 3-like isoform X1, translated as MRFICYFLRFMHSSISLAKFSRSRVVRDKIAELMDETIPFNTLHSREYQGHKKKVHSVAWNCAGTKLASGSVDQTARVWHIEPHGHGKAKDIELKGHSDSVDQLCWDPKHADLIATASGDKTVRLWDARSGKCSQQAELSGENINITYKPDGTHIAVGNRDDELTILDVRKFKPIHKRKFNYEVNEIAWNMTGDMFFLTTGNGTVEVLAYPSLRAVGTLMAHTAGCYCIAIDPAGRYFAVGSADSLVSLWDIKEMLCVRTFAKLEWPVRTISFNHTGEYIASASEDLFIDISSVHTGRPVHQIPCRAAMNSVEWNPKYNLLAYAGDDKNKYQTDEGVFRIFGFESA; from the exons ATGCGTTTCATTTGTTATTTTCTGCGTTTTATGCACAGCAGCATAAGCCTCGCAAAATTTTCTA GATCAAGAGTTGTACGGGACAAAATTGCAGAGCTGATGGATGAGACCATACCGTTCAACACACTCCACAGTAGAGAGTACCAAGGCCATAAGAAAAAG GTGCATTCGGTGGCATGGAATTGCGCGGGCACGAAACTGGCCTCCGGTTCCGTTGATCAGACTGCCCGAGTTTGGCACATTGAACCTCATGGCCAT GGTAAGGCTAAAGATATTGAGCTGAAGGGGCATTCTGATAGTGTAGATCAGCTATGCTGGGATCCGAAACATGCAGATTTGATTGCAACAGCATCCGGTGACAAGACCGTTCGCTTATGGGATGCTCGTA GTGGAAAATGTTCACAGCAAGCAGAACTTAGTGGGGAAAACATTAATATTACTTATAAGCCTGATGGAACCCACATTGCTGTTGGTAATAGG GATGACGAGTTAACAATATTGGATGTACGCAAGTTTAAGCCCATACATAAGCGCAAGTTCAACTATGAG GTGAATGAGATAGCATGGAACATGACGGGTGATATGTTCTTTTTAACTACTGGGAATG GTACTGTTGAAGTGCTTGCCTATCCATCACTCCGAGCAGTTGGAACCCTCATGGCTCATACAGCAGGTTGCTATTGTATTGCGATTGACCCGGCAGGAAG GTATTTTGCTGTCGGAAGTGCCGACTCATTAGTCAGCCTCTGGGATATAAAGGAGATGCTTTGTGTCCGTACATTCGCAAAACTCGA GTGGCCTGTTCGGACTATTAGTTTCAATCACACTGGAGAATACATTGCTTCTGCCAGTGAGGACTTGTTCATTGATATT TCCAGTGTTCACACAGGCCGACCAGTCCACCAAATTCCATGCCGTGCAGCCATGAACAGTGTGGAGTGGAATCCCAAGTACAACTTACTTGCATATGCTGGAGACGACAAGAACAAATACCAGACCGATGAAG GTGTTTTTCGAATATTTGGCTTTGAGAGCGCCTAG
- the LOC121783604 gene encoding THO complex subunit 3-like isoform X2: MRFICYFLRFMHSSISLAKFSRSRVVRDKIAELMDETIPFNTLHSREYQGHKKKVHSVAWNCAGTKLASGSVDQTARVWHIEPHGHGKAKDIELKGHSDSVDQLCWDPKHADLIATASGDKTVRLWDARSGKCSQQAELSGENINITYKPDGTHIAVGNRDDELTILDVRKFKPIHKRKFNYEVNEIAWNMTGDMFFLTTGNGTVEVLAYPSLRAVGTLMAHTAGCYCIAIDPAGRYFAVGSADSLVSLWDIKEMLCVRTFAKLEWPVRTISFNHTGEYIASASEDLFIDICSHRPTSPPNSMPCSHEQCGVESQVQLTCICWRRQEQIPDR, from the exons ATGCGTTTCATTTGTTATTTTCTGCGTTTTATGCACAGCAGCATAAGCCTCGCAAAATTTTCTA GATCAAGAGTTGTACGGGACAAAATTGCAGAGCTGATGGATGAGACCATACCGTTCAACACACTCCACAGTAGAGAGTACCAAGGCCATAAGAAAAAG GTGCATTCGGTGGCATGGAATTGCGCGGGCACGAAACTGGCCTCCGGTTCCGTTGATCAGACTGCCCGAGTTTGGCACATTGAACCTCATGGCCAT GGTAAGGCTAAAGATATTGAGCTGAAGGGGCATTCTGATAGTGTAGATCAGCTATGCTGGGATCCGAAACATGCAGATTTGATTGCAACAGCATCCGGTGACAAGACCGTTCGCTTATGGGATGCTCGTA GTGGAAAATGTTCACAGCAAGCAGAACTTAGTGGGGAAAACATTAATATTACTTATAAGCCTGATGGAACCCACATTGCTGTTGGTAATAGG GATGACGAGTTAACAATATTGGATGTACGCAAGTTTAAGCCCATACATAAGCGCAAGTTCAACTATGAG GTGAATGAGATAGCATGGAACATGACGGGTGATATGTTCTTTTTAACTACTGGGAATG GTACTGTTGAAGTGCTTGCCTATCCATCACTCCGAGCAGTTGGAACCCTCATGGCTCATACAGCAGGTTGCTATTGTATTGCGATTGACCCGGCAGGAAG GTATTTTGCTGTCGGAAGTGCCGACTCATTAGTCAGCCTCTGGGATATAAAGGAGATGCTTTGTGTCCGTACATTCGCAAAACTCGA GTGGCCTGTTCGGACTATTAGTTTCAATCACACTGGAGAATACATTGCTTCTGCCAGTGAGGACTTGTTCATTGATATT TGTTCACACAGGCCGACCAGTCCACCAAATTCCATGCCGTGCAGCCATGAACAGTGTGGAGTGGAATCCCAAGTACAACTTACTTGCATATGCTGGAGACGACAAGAACAAATACCAGACCGATGA